In Conger conger chromosome 5, fConCon1.1, whole genome shotgun sequence, the DNA window catcagcgttagaatgttcgtCTGAAAACATTCTAATGACATACATCATGAGGGGTCAGAATGCCGCCACGTCTCATTTTAACAAGGGGTTAGGGGGGTCTGTGAACCCTGGAGAGCACTGACCTCGTCGAACCTGGCCTCGTCCTCGCAGTTCTCCAGCGCACGCGTGTAGAAGGACAGCCCTGTCGGACGGAACAAAGACAGCACATCAGCTCAGCGGTAATTAAACACTGCAAATACACTAACCCCCTAAACACCTTCCGTTAGTAATGTTCCGTCAGTTTGGAGGACAGTGGTCGAGAATGGGCTCTGAAGATGCGCATGCCAGCCCCCGCCTCTCTCTTCACTGTGTAGTGACACCAGCAGGGCTGCAAAGAGACTACAGACTAAACAACATCATCCAAAAAACATCTGTGAATAGGAGCATGAGTCAGATTTGCCTTGCCCATATCCCAACCATGCTCATTATGAACTACAACTCAGCCCTGATGCTCATAACTCCGACTCCGATGTCATGAATACCAGCCTCAAGCTCCTTTAATGACGTTTAGCATTAGTCAAGCTGAAGAGCCTTCACTGTGCAATACTATCAAGAAACAATAACTGCCTgatcccctctccctccccccctctctccccctctctccctctttctctccctctctctctccctccccccccctctccctctctctctccctctctctcttcctctccctctctctctctctccctcttccccctctctctctccctctctctcttcctctccccctctctctccctctctctctctccctcttccccctctctctctccctctctctctctctctctctctctgatccccATGGGGTGGGGGAGTACAGTCATGAACAGGATCACTCAGGGACTTGTTTCAGTCGGGATCCCAGTAATAATTTATTCTCTGAAGACCCAGCAATTAATGCTTGTCCCCAGTAGGGGACATGAGCCTTaatggtcttaatctcaagaacaatttatttattacattacattacagttatgtagctgacacttttatccaaagcgacttacagttagattagattaagcaggggtcaatccccaatgtggggttaagggccaagcttaagggcccaacagttgtaccgtagccactaggctataggctgcaaATATGTGGCTAAAGTTCAGTCTCTCAGATTTAATTTGAGGTGATTCACATTCGGAAAATacctgagggaaaaaaagaaaagaaaactgtcTCATGTGTGCAGTGCTAGACCAAGTGGAACAGAGTCCATTACTGTTGCAGAAGTAATCATTGCACCTTATTTCTTCAGACAGGCAGATTCACATTCCAGTGATATCCTCTGACGATTATTCAAATTCTCTCTTCTACTTAAAAGCAGACAGGTAATATCCTCAGTGCAATACCATTACAATATCACTTTACACATTACCTTCTAACACACTGCCACGCACTGCATTATACTGCCTACTAAAAGTAGCACATAAGAAAACGGCTGGATCAAAACAATCTCATTTTTCATATCACAGACAGAAGGGCCCCAGAAATCGTGTTGGACCAAATTTTATAAATTAGTTTTCATGGTAAGATGATTTTAAATGTCAGTGCAGTAAGAGCTCATCTTCATGTTGTGCTGTGTACACGTAATTATGTGTAACTGATAAGTCTTCTATTTTGTCAgtagttttcattttttaaatgaaatccaACAGTATTAAAAACACTGTGACAAATATAATATCAGCCAATCGTTTGTGGTCGTTTGCGCGCCTacagtaaacacaaacacaggtgaTAACAGGTGATTGACCAGATGGTCAATTCCTAAGATCTGCCAATGCACTTTTTCCCCGTGTAAGACCAAAGACCTgtgtcccacaatcccacaaacCACAAGGCattcaataaaaagaaaataatatcttTGAAAATAGTTTCACTGCAacattttttgtcatccaagacacttgtatcatgtccaaaaaaattttttttctttgctctgCCACAGTTGAAACATTCAGATCTCTACAGGAGGCCTCGTATAGAAGAGTTTCCCACCCAGCTCAGGTGTTTAGTGCTCAGGTACCGATCGTGCGGCTCAGATTTTCCCAAACCTTTTCACTCTGAGGTTCCCCTGAAAATAACCCACGCGTGGGCGAGTTGCCCATCCTCATTACCAGACGGATAAAGGTCCAACACCCACTCCATACTGTACCACACTGCCAATTCTGCACCCCACCATGTTTACATACATCTCAATACAGAATGCCCACAGGCTGTGGATCTGCTGCACATTAAATCCCTCTTCAGAACAATTCCATCAGTTACAATCATCATAATATTGCCTCTTTAGTACAACATAATGAGTTACCGTGATCATAATACTCCCAAGAGCATGTAAACTAACATTTTTATAAACCGGGTTTATTATATCCAAGGAACAATGTCATATCAGAAGGAACAAATGTATTCGCTTTGCAGAGGactgtccccagtgcagagaTTTGAAAATTCGTGAATTCTCAAATCCCTGCGCTACATGTTACTGCACAGTTCCGGGAACTCACTCTGATAGAAACTTATCTTCCTACACCGGGGGCAGTCGAGGTGAAAACCGGCTGATTAGCAGACAGCCCTACTGTATCTGACAGCTGTTTCTGGTACACGCAGAACGTTCCGGACCTGTCAACAACCGGTACTTTCCCGGGACCAGGAGGGCGGGGACGAGCAGCTCGAGCAGCACAGTGTGAGCTCAGAGTGCCGCACGCCTCAGCCTTCTCCTCCTGCGTTTCACACCTAAAACGCCCGCAAAACATTCACCAAGAGCGCTgacataggttttttttttttttttcacaaatctcaataaaataccaggaaacaaaagctgaaatttggatctgtcatctcacgTGCATCTAtcgacctcaaactcaattgtctccAGTctaaacagcaaaaacaaaggaattctGAATTGGAAccccttgctgttccaatactcgtggaggggactgtacatgtTGCTACATGACTAATCTCAACACCAGCAGGACACGCCATTGTATCAGTTGCCCTGACACGACTGACACAAGGCACaagccataaggctgacattgGCCCTTCACTAACGCACGCCGTGGGGAAACGGGAGTGGCTCTCTGACGTGGGCGGGCGTCGTGTCGAGCCCGGGACGACTCAGAAGGTCAGGCGTGGGTTTCTCAGGCCGGTTATGAGCCCTTAATGTCACAAGGTCCAGACATCAATCCGCCAGCGGAAAGAGGAGGTTGCTTTAATGGGTTTTAAGCATTTTCTAACTTAAAGACCTCTATAAAATCACTGTATAATATCACAATATCATAGTATATACATTCTTAGTTAATGATGCATAATACCTCTTTTCACTTTGTAGAACTTTTGCCTACTGACATACAAACTGTTAGTGTTGGCTCTGTTAGAGACGAGTCAATTAGAGTTAATTAACTTCTAATTTGCTTCTGAGAATATAAACCCTCTGTATTTATTGTAACAAAGCTGTGTGCCTTGGTTTTTAATACCCGTCAGCTTTTTTACTTCATTCTCTAATATAcctattaatatttaatatttaactaAATCCATATGTATACAAGACacagtttgagagagagagagagacagacagagacagagagagagagtacagaaTTCCCGCTCCTGTaccaaaacacagagagagtaCAGAATTCCAGAACACAGAGTACAGAATtccagaacacagagcacagaattCCCGCTCCAGtaccaaaacacaaagagaGTACAGAATTCCAGAACACAGAGTACAGAATtccagaacacagagcacagaattCCCACTCCTCATAGGGGGCTGAGCTATCAACCCCTGCTTCACATTTAATTCCTGTATCACCGGTTACCCTGAGCcacatgcaaacaccacacaccggccgagagagagagagagagagagagagagagagagagagagagagagagagagagagtgagagagagagagatatgtatagagagatagagattgaggagagagagacagagagagagatggaggagagggagaaagagtgagagagagagagagagagagagagaggggggggggggatgtcccACTACCGTTTCAGCAGATATACAAAAACACAGGATTGTTATTCTTACGGAGGGGGTACTGCACGATTAACTCCCGCATGCAGACCCTCCCCTGGCAGGCTGAAGATATGTAGAGGACCGACAGTACAGTAGAACTAACACCTGAAATCTAGGCAATCTATATTCGTCAACAATAACAGGAAAATACGTCAGATAGGAACCTTAATCAAAACGCCAATATTCAGTGAAGTAGCCAATATGGGGAGGATGCGTACAATTACAACGAGTCAAACCTCGAcctgttttccctttctttcgTAAAAGTCCAACCGTAGCACGTACCCTACGCCACTAACCTTGAATAGCCTGCAACACAGGTTGCACTGGGTAACTTTCAATAAGGACACTGACAATTTGGTCCCGTTGAGGTAAAATTAATCAGGAAAGCACACATTTAATAGCGATACTAGTGCACAGTCAAACCCTCTCAATTAAACGTTTCACATAAAATGTATGAGCAGACTTTAGTCTGTTTATTACACGAGTAACAGTGTCCCCTATGATACAGGTATGGTCTCCAACTCTACGTAGCTATCGCCCCCTCCCAAAAGGATGAGgattcattttgtattacaGCGACATTGCGGAGGCACGGGTATCCCCAACTTTTCAGCCTAAGCAAGTGAGTCAACAGCGGGCAAATACACTTGTCAAAGTCGTCGTTATGTCGTCAATGTGTCGGTATTCCCAAAGCcagatgttttgtttgtttatttgcttgttgttggtgttgttgttttttatccCGACCGCAAAATCAACGGCGACCCGCCTGCAATCTGGTCAGGCAAACTCGTGCGCGCGCCAAACGGTTAAAACAAACTTTCAATTAATCAATTACACATGAAAGGGCGAAATAAGACAGCTTAGTACCTCGGAATGACACTTTAGCGATCCTGTCTCCCTTTCCCCGAAGGTCCGTAACCCTTTTCAGTTGGACAACGAGAGCCATGGCAGACGAGAGAAGGTCCACCACTTGATGAGAAACGACAATTTATTTCAGGAGAAGAAACGATGATGATATACATAGGCTACGTATAACGGCTTCTCCCTTTAAGTCAAATCTGAAACTGGTGCATTTTCAGTGGCTCTCTTCCTGATGAAACGAAAAAAAATTCTGCTCCCATCCCTCCTCTGCAGCATCTGCTTTATCTGCccaaagaaagaaataataaataattaaacggCTTTCATTTCATCCCGCTATACGTCGTGTGGCTTGGTTTCGTGCGCTATGCTGAGAGACTCTCTTGTTATAGCAGGCTTTTCGCTAAGAAGTGAACTGGAAATACTGGAGTTTGTGCTATAGGGGGCGtcgggttttaaaaaaaaaaatcgttgTGACTGAAGATGTTCACTTGAGATTCGTGCTGCTCGACCATCCACACTTCCTTGCAGCGTTCAGCATTTTACTAAGCGCACAAGCTCAGCCAATTAGCAACCAGTAGCctatccattcattcattcacattttTCATACACCAATAGTTTATTTGAATCACTCTAGTAAAAAGCATGTACAGCATATTATGACGTTTTTAAACCGCAGTTAAGCCTATTTGAAATAAGTAACATCCCGAGATTTGCCAgaaaaccaccccccccccccccccagcctacGCGTAAAAGGGCAGTTGCCTGGCAACACTTTGTTGTACTATTAGTGTATGAAGTTTGCCTGGTGGTTAGCCTACTTATCTCAAGTCGAAGAGCATTTCGTCCCACGCAGACGATTCTCAATACAAATTCAGAAGTTTCTTTGGGTTTCATCGACCCCCTTAAATGTCGCAGAGAAGCATCGGGACTCTGTTCACCCACGACAATGCAATCTACGTTTCTCCCGCTCTGATGCCGGGGTAAGTGAATCGTGTTATGAGCTAGTAAAGGAGGTAATGAACACCTACAGTAGGCCCAGCTAGACTATATAAAAACTACACAAACAATGATTGTCTAATCACATCTGCTATAATAGTTGCGTGGGAGACGACAACGCTGCTTCAGTGCGTACTGAAACAACTCCTAAGAAACCGAAAAAACAATTTTGCGCGCTCTTGACAAGTCTTTGCCCAATATCATTGAAATATACCATGGTACTGAAAGCTTTGTCGTGAAATCACATTTCACATATAACATTCCATAAAGCTTAATGAACGTGGGCTATAACAAGTTTGCGGATGGTCTTGAAAGCTTTGTCGAGAAAAAACACATGTAACATTCCCTAAAGCATAATGGACATGGGCTATAAGAGGTTTGCACGTTTCAAAACGGTATGCTTGTCTGTTCGTGTTATTAACATTGgcctgtatgtgtatatttttctAAAGATATGGTGGCTATGTGCCGACAGTGAAGTTTTCATATGGAGAGACGTTTGGAAACGCCACCAAAAAACACTTTCAGGATTATCGCTGCACGGCGATGTCAACCAGCGCTAGCCCTTACAGCCTGAGCTACATGTTTCCGTCAATCTACGCGAACAATCCGAGGCTCTCTCCGGGCTCCGCGTCCCCCGGCCAGGAGAGGAATCCGTACTCCCCCTACTGGTCGACGAAGAACATGGACTTCGACAGACAAGCCGACTTGAAGCGCTTTGATCAGGTGAGCCACCGCCAGGTATCACCTAGCCTACTGAGCGGACGTCCGGTTCTGAAGGCGTTTTcagtcaatacatttttatgtcgTAGTTTCTATCAGTATGGAGATTAAGAAACATTTTCAATTGTGAATGTGAAATTGAGCGTGAACGATACAAAGCCGAAATGATACAAATGACCCCAAATGATACACGACTTTTTATTGACAGGTTAAAATGCCGTTTAACGGTCCATCTTTCGTACCCTCGTTTCTTCGGTTAACGGCTCTTCTCCCCACAGCTCGCGCAGAAGCACAGGGAGCACTACCTGGACACGACCGGGACAAGACTGCCAGTTATCTACTTTTCAGAGCCGTGAAGAGTAGCGTGTAAAAGCAATCTAAAGAGACTGATTTAAATAAAACTTAGTTCAACCTGGAGCGTTTGCGTTTGGACTGTCAGCACATCTTACTGCGTTTTATCAGTTGGAGGAATCCTAGGAACCATTTtaactgtaatatacacatttaaTCTTCCTAGTCGTCTACCACAGGGAGCCGCTAATTGGTCTGATAGCAGCTACTTACAGCgagataaaaaaaaggaaaagcgtAATCGAGACTGTGGTGAGTGTTACAAATACATTGTTCCTTCAATTTAGTCCTTATGTCTGAGAACAGAGTGTGTTTACTGCCTGTCTCAAGAGCAATCATCTTTGTTTcaacaaataaatagcagtttcTCCGAGTGTGGCTGTCTGTCTTTGACGCCAATAATCAGGGTTCACATGTAATGTGCTCACAATAAAAGTTTTTCATGTACCAATATCCCCATGTTGTCAAGTTGGATTACATTCTGAAGAAGATGGAGAAAGTAACCTTCATGGAAACAAGGCTGTGGGATTT includes these proteins:
- the cimip2c gene encoding ciliary microtubule inner protein 2C yields the protein MSQRSIGTLFTHDNAIYVSPALMPGYGGYVPTVKFSYGETFGNATKKHFQDYRCTAMSTSASPYSLSYMFPSIYANNPRLSPGSASPGQERNPYSPYWSTKNMDFDRQADLKRFDQLAQKHREHYLDTTGTRLPVIYFSEP